The following are encoded together in the Salvia hispanica cultivar TCC Black 2014 chromosome 6, UniMelb_Shisp_WGS_1.0, whole genome shotgun sequence genome:
- the LOC125194608 gene encoding uncharacterized protein LOC125194608: MKIIEASAGALTNFELLDLLRSRGAGKDASRAIATVSQSEFKVFDYLEGTVACNQTREIIVNFVAECQKFDLAKAEILNIVNLRPTSEALLFQSPISYFLSTGNGLTDLACSFCLFSFRQLIEECDSRMMKGKVEELAETITRILPPHPSQVDEANEEAAEGKKKRAEPDQAAEGEEEGEGQEEERD, encoded by the exons ATGAAAAT AATTGAGGCCAGCGCCGGCGCTCTCACTAATTTTGAATTGCTTGACCTCTTGAGATCAAGAGGGGCTGGAAAGGATGCCTCACGAGCTATTGCAACCGTATCTCAATCTGAGTTCAAG GTTTTTGATTATTTAGAGGGGACTGTTGCTTGCAATCAAACAAGGGAAATTATCGTTAACTTTGTTGCTGAGTGCCAAAAATTTGACCTTGCAAAGGCAGAGATTCTTAATATTGTGAATTTAAGACCAACAAGTGAAGCTTTGCTTTTCCA AAGTCCAATATCATACTTTCTGAGCACTGGTAATGGTCTAACAGATCTTGCTtgttcattttgtttattttcctttCGCCAGCTCATCGAGGAATGCGATTCGCGTATGATGAAAGGTAAGGTTGAAGAGCTTGCAGAGACCATCACAAGGATTTTGCCACCTCATCCGTCTCAGGTGGATGAAGCAAATGAGGAAGCTGCTgaggggaagaagaagagagccGAGCCTGACCAAGCTGCTGAGGGGGAAgaggaaggggaagggcaagaagaagaaagagactGA
- the LOC125196614 gene encoding EPIDERMAL PATTERNING FACTOR-like protein 4, producing MAVLRRRRRQLALYFATLALFALLSSASALGLTLPRQLTEVERRRLGGPGSWPPSCRSKCGRCTPCKAVHVPIQPGMSMPLEYYPEAWRCKCGNKLFMP from the exons ATGGCCGtgctccgccgccgccgccgccagcTAGCCCTCTACTTCGCCACCCTCGCTCTCTTCGCCCTTCTCTCCTCCGCCTCAGCTCTAGGCCTCACCCTTCCTCGCCAATTAA CGGAGGTGGAGCGGAGGAGGCTGGGGGGGCCGGGGTCGTGGCCGCCTTCGTGCAGATCGAAATGCGGGAGGTGCACGCCGTGCAAGGCGGTGCACGTGCCGATTCAGCCGGGGATGAGTATGCCGTTGGAGTACTATCCAGAGGCGTGGAGATGCAAGTGTGGGAATAAGCTCTTCATGCCTTAG
- the LOC125196612 gene encoding 1,2-dihydroxy-3-keto-5-methylthiopentene dioxygenase 1-like encodes MAIEAWFMQENDDDQRLPHQKNPPEYVSLDQLADLGVLYWNLDPNKYENDPDLNKIRQDRGYSYMDMLDLCPEKVENYEEKLKRFYTEHIHGDEEIRYCLKGSGYFDVRDKDDRWIRILIKAGDLIVLPAGIYHRFTLDTHNYIKLMRLFVGEPVWTAFNRPQEGHPARKGYINSTLGMPLQVS; translated from the exons ATGGCGATTGAG GCATGGTTTATGCAAGAAAATGATGACGATCAAAGGCTCCCACATCAAAAGAACCCACCCGAATACGTTTCATTGGATCAGTTAGCGGATCTTGGAGTTCTCTACTGGAATTTGGATCCGAATAAGTATGAGAATGACCCGGATTTGAACAAGATCCGACAAGACCGAGGATATAGTTATATG GATATGCTTGACTTGTGCCCTGAGAAAGTGGAGAATTATGAGGAGAAGTTGAAGAGGTTTTACACTGAGCACATCCATGGTGATGAGGAGATTCGTTATTGTCTGAAAGGGAGTGGCTACTTTGATGTGAGGGACAAGGATGACCGTTGGATTCGCATCTTGATCAAGGCTGGTGATCTCATTGTTTTGCCGGCTGGGATTTACCACCGTTTCACTCTTGACACTCACAACTACATCAAG TTGATGAGATTGTTTGTGGGAGAGCCGGTTTGGACAGCCTTCAATAGACCACAGGAGGGGCATCCGGCAAGGAAGGGATACATCAACTCCACACTTGGAATGCCACTTCAAGTTTCTTGA
- the LOC125196611 gene encoding 1,2-dihydroxy-3-keto-5-methylthiopentene dioxygenase 2 — MGSESKDPREEVIQAWYMDDSDADQRLPHHRDPQEFVSFEKLDELGVLSWRLDADNYETDPELKKIREERGYSYMDFCEVCPEKLPNYEEKIKNFYEEHLHTDEEIRYCVAGSGYFDVRDRDEAWIRVWVKKGAMIVLPAGIYHRFTLDSDNYIKAMRLFVGDPVWTPFNRPHDHLPARKEYVDNFVNKAGGGPAVDATAA, encoded by the exons ATGGGTTCTGAAAGCAAG GATCCGAGGGAGGAGGTTATTCAGGCATGGTACATGGATGACAGTGATGCAGACCAGAGGCTTCCCCATCACAGAGATCCACAGGAATTTGTGTCATTTGAGAAACTTGATG AGCTAGGAGTGCTTAGCTGGAGGCTTGATGCTGATAATTATGAAACTGACCCAGAGTTGAAGAAAATTCGTGAAGAACGTGGATATTCTTATATG GATTTTTGTGAAGTTTGCCCAGAAAAGCTGCCTAATTATGAAGAGAAAATCAAGAACTTTTATGAAGAACATCTCCACACTGATGAGGAGATCCGCTATTGTGTTGCTGGAAGCG GTTATTTTGATGTGCGTGATCGTGATGAAGCATGGATCCGCGTCTGGGTAAAGAAGGGGGCAATGATTGTCCTTCCAGCTGGAATTTATCACCGCTTTACTCTTGATTCAGACAATTACATCAAG GCAATGAGGCTATTTGTTGGTGACCCTGTATGGACTCCTTTCAATCGCCCTCACGATCATCTCCCTGCAAG GAAAGAATATGTTGATAACTTTGTGAACAAGGCAGGCGGTGGTCCAGCAGTTGATGCTACAGCAGCTTAA